The genomic segment GAGCATGGGCCGCACCAGCTCCGGCGGGGCGTAGGCAGCGAAGTAGAGCGCGACCGGCGTCATCGGGTCGTCGGGCTGCGCCGGCTCGGTACGCCAGGCCGCGACCTGTTCGGCGATCGCCGGCCAGCCCTGGCTCGGCTCCCAGCCGGCGCCGCGGCCGAGCCAGCGCTCGCGCTCCCCGGGCAGCCAGGCGGCCTCGACGGCGGCCGGCGGCGTCAGGCCCGCGACCTGGACCGGCTTCGGCCGCTTGGCTTTCGGGTCCGACCACGGCGGCCGGGAGAGGATGTCAGGGATCTGCGTCTCGGACACGGCGGCCGGAGCCATGTCGGTGAGGACGGCGATGACGTGCGTCGTGGCCCGGGTCGGTGGCATCGCGGACAGCACACGCAGTGCGGTGTCCGGGAAACGCACCGCGGCGGCGTGCAGGTAGGCCAGAGTCTCGGGGCGTCCGTTGTGCCGATCGGCGAGCGCCTGCATCGCCGCGTCGCCCGGGATCCGGGAGAGCAGCTCCAGGGCCTGATGCCGGCTCTCGTTCAGGGCCTGGCCCTGCTTCGGCTGGCCGTCGTACCAGGCGAGCAGGAAGGGCAGAGCTTCGGCGCCGGCGACCGTCAGGAAGGCCAGCTCGACGGCGGGGTCGCCGTCCCAGGTCCACTTCTCGCCGGCCCGCAACAGCTCGCCGACCGTGCGCGCCTGCTCGGCGGTGGCGACCGAGGGCAGCAGCGAGGCGGCCGGGATCTCGCCACGGCGTGCCGCCATCAGATCTTCCTCAAGCCAGTCCGTGCGCTCGGGGAACAGGAAGGTGGTCAGCGTCCGAGAGAATCCGCAGCCGTCGCTCTCCTTCACCCGCCACCGCTCGGCGACGCTCATCGCCTCGGCGCGGACGTCGTCCGGAGCCGACCGGACCAGGTCCACCAGCTGCCGCGCCATGACCATGACGTCCAGCAGGACCGGAGTCTTCTTCGACCAAGCGATGCGGGGCCACGGGTCCAGATGGCAGTACGCGATGACCGCCTCCAGCGCGAACGGCACGCCGCGGACGTGGTTCCAGACGCCGATCGCGAGCTCGTCGCCGAAGTCCTCCAGCGGGACCAGCGTGGCTTCGGCGACGGCGGCCTGCAGCGGCGTCATGGCGGTCAGGTCGCCGAAGTCGACACCCCGCATCGCGTCGACGAAGGGCTTGGCGCTGCCCGCGTGCCGCATGGCGGCGTCGATGGTCGTCTTGGAGGCCTCGACCACGCCGCGCCGCCGCTCGTGGAGCCGCTGCACGGCCTCGCGGTCGATCGGCGGCGCCTGATCGGGGCGGCACCGGCCGCGCGCGAGGGGCACGACCCGCTGGTAGTCGCTCGGCAGCTCCAGCCCGCCGGTCATCGCGCGGTCACCTCGCTCAGGTCGTTCAGGATCTCCGAGGCGGTCACCGGGTCCAGGGTCGACAGCGGATCCGTGGTGCCGTCCTGGCGCCAGTATCCGTAGCGGTCGTGGTTCTTCCCGCCGATCCACACCTTCGTCAGCTCCTGGTCCTCGGCCTCGCCGGCCCAGCCCGCGCCGAACCCGGGCGCCAGCTCGACCACCGCGGTGCGGCCGTCGGGCAGCGCGCGCAGCAGGTAGCCCTGCCAGCCGGCGTCGGCCGGGGCGCTGCGCTGCCAGCCGCGCCGCTCCAGGCCCAGGACCTTGCCGGCGGGGGTCCGGATCCCGGCGAAGCGGGTCAGCAGGCTGCTTTGCTCCTCTTCGGCGGTGAGGGCGAGGACCGGCCGGCCGAGCTGCCGGAACGGTTGCAGGATCTCGTAGTCGGCGAACAGCTCCGCCCAGCGCGGCAGGTCGCCGCCGAGGTCCACGGGGTGCGCGACGCCGATCAGGGCGTCGTCGGCGAGCGGGGCGGGGTCGTCGTCGACGTCGGCGTAGGAGGCGTCCTCGGCGACCCGGAACGTGCCGCGCACGCCGGTGCCGTCCGGCCGGAAGTCCGACCACACCAGCCGCCGGACCAGGTGGCGCAGCAGCGGATGGCCGACGAAGTACTCCTCGAAGTCGGCCTTCGTCCAGCGGCGGCGCGCCACCATCGCCAGCTCCAGCCGGACGATCTGGTCCGAGGCCAGGGTCCGCACGTCCTTCTTCAGGCCGCTGAACCGCTGGTAGGCGGCCGGCGCCAGTTCGGCGTCGTCCTTCACGCCGGGTTTGGGCAGGGACTTCAGGCGCTTGCCGCTCTCGTCGGCGACGCCGGGCTTGAGCTGTTCGTCGAAGAAGACCCGGAAGCGGCGCGGGCCGTAGTCCAGCTCCATCGAGCCGGAGCCGTCCAGGCCGAGGTCCGGGACCAGCCGGTCACCGAGCTGGTCGCGGGTCAGGCGCAGTTCCTTGGCGATGGCCTCGACGCGTTCCTGTGCGCTCTCCTTCAGCCCCCGGAACTTGCCCTTCTGCGAGATCCCGTAAAGGTGGAGCAGCGCGGTGTCGCCGCCGATCGCGGTCAGCACGTCCAGACCGGCGACCGCGCGGGCGTGGCCGCCGTCGCCGGGCCAGACGCGGATCAGCGGGGACAGGCGGCGGACGGCTTCGTCGCCGCCGAACCAGCGCAGCGAGTCCATCGCGAAGGACTGCTTCGCCGGGTAGTCGGCGGTCTGCCAGTTCTCGAACAGGCCCCAGACGAAGTCGGCGAGCGAGCGGGCGTCGCAGAGTTCTTTCACGGCGTCCAGCCCGAGGTACGGGTCCTCGGCGGTGGAGATCATGAACATCCGGACCACGGTGCGCACCGCCGACCGCGGCAGCGCCTCTTTGCGGCCGGCCACCAGCAACTGCGGCAGGCTCTCCGGCTCGGCCCAGCTCGGCGGCTCCGGCATGGTCTTCGGCAACGAGGCGAACAGCGGATCCTGAGCCAGGAGTCGGACGACACCGGCCTCGGCTTCGCTGCCGTAGGTCGCGGCCTCGGCGCGAACCTCGTCCTGGAACCCCTCGGCGACCAGGAAGCGCAACGCGGTCTCGGCGGCCTGACGGGCTCGGCCGGCCTTCCCGAGCGCCGCGGGTATCAGGGTTCGAGCGGTGAGCGCGGGGTGCCGGCGCATCCAGGCCTGCCCCGGGGCGCGCAGCGTCTTCAGCCGCAGGTTCCAGTCCGCGACCAGCGGTGCTATCTCGGAGCAGGCGAACGGCAGCAGGAGCTCGGCGTTCTCCAGCGGGCTGCTGCGCACCGCGCTCAGCACCGAGGGGAAGGCGTCGATGCCGAAGCGCGCGGTGGCGGTGCTGCACCAGGCGAGGGCGTCGTAGGAGTAGCCGTCCGAGAGGTTCCGGAGCGCCTGCCGGGCCTCCTTTTCGGGGCCCCTCATGACGATCACCATGAGCTGGTACGCGTTGCGGCGGCCCAGGGCCTTGGCGAGCCGCTTGCCCCAGTCCTCGTCCTCGCGGTGGTGCACGCCGAGCGTATCGGCGCGCCAGTCCGCGTGCTCCTGATCGTTCAACCAGACGACGTCCGCGCTGGTCGGTGCTGTCAGGCCCTTGATGAGCACGGGCCTGACGACCTCGCGCTCCTGCTCCCACGGCGGCGTGGCAAGCAGCTCCGGCAGGGCGGCGGCGGCCACCGGGGGCAGCGGTGCGGCGACCGCGTTGGCCAGTTTCTCGACGCGTGCGCGCGGCTCGTCGGCCAGCTGCGCCGCGACCGCGCGGGCCGCCTCCGGCCGGCTGACCACCGTCAGCCGCAGCACCCGCTCCACCGCGGTGCGGGCCGCCGGCTGGTCCGGCGCCGCCTCGGCGAGCAGCCGGATGCCGCGCTCCGGGAAGCGCTGCGCGGCCTCGGCGAGCACGGCCGCGGTGCCGCGGTAGTTCAGCTGGCCGAGCAGCGCCAGGAAGGCCTGTTCGCTGTCGAAGCCGGCGAGCAGCCGCTGCACGCGCTGCCGGGACTCGACGCCGTCCCAGTAGTCCTCGGCCCAGCTCGCGATCGCCGGGACCAGGTCCAGCCCGACGGTGGCGACCATGGTCGCGGTCGCCGCCGAGCACAGGCGCAGCGCGTCGGCGTGGGCCCACTTCGTGAGCCGCTCGGCCTGCCGGCTCGTGCTCACCGCTCCGATCAGCAGCCAGGCGGCGAGGCCGTCGCGGACCTCCCAGCGGCGGCCCAGCGGACCGGAGACGTCCTCGTCGACCCACTCGGAGCACTCGGGGAACAGGAAGGAGATGAAGGTGTTCCGGACGTCGGCCGGGCTCCGCAGGTCGCCGGCGGCAGTGCGGGCGGCGGCGTAGTCGTCGTCGCCGGCCGTTACGAGGTGGCGGCGCATCCGCGCGGCCATCGCGAAACGCTCCTGCGCCTGGGCCGCGTCGTGGTCCTTGCGGCGCAGGGCCGGAATCTTCTGGCCCTTGCGCGGCACGAAGATGCCGAAACCGCCGAGCTCGATGGTCGCGGCGGTGGCGAACGGGACGCCGCGCGCGGCGACCCAGGCGTCGACCAGGACGTAGGGCTCGTAGTTCTTCGGGGCGTCGTAGAGCACTGCGGCCGCCGCGATCGCAGCCTGCTGCGATGTCATCGCGGCCAGGTCGCCGAACTCCGGCTCCCGCATGGCCGCGGCCAGGTCGCCGTCGGTGCCCTCAGCGCCGTTGTGGCCGAGCACCAGGTCGACGGTCTTCGCGGCCTTGGCGAAGACCCGTTCGAAGTCTGCGACGGCGTCCGCGGCCGGTTCGAACACCAGGTCCGGAGCCGCCGACCTGCCGTCCCGGCGCGGTATCACCAGCGACCGGGGATCAAAGTGCTTGTCGAACAACCCTGCGACAGCGCCCACCGGTTCCAGGACGTTCCCCACTAGCCCTCCCAAGCCATTTGCCCGCCCGAATGGGGACGACCCTAGCGAGGCAAACCGACAGGGGTGGCAGGGTCTGGCAGACCTCGGGCCCGAACAGCACCGCTCGGGCGTCATCCGCACGTAGCCCTCAAGTTGCTGACCCGTTCGGGTGCATGATCCCCTCGAACTTATGGCGCTCCGGTTCGCGGCATTCATGGCGCTGTGGACCGTCTTCTACTACTCGGTTCCCAGTTTGCACCTGCTGACCTGGACCGTGATCGGCCTGGGCGGGGTCGGCGCGGTGCTGGTCGGGGTCCGCCGCCACCGCCCCAGCAGCCGGCGCGCCTGGTACTTCCTGGCCGGGGCGATGCTGACGCTGGTCAGCGGGGACACCGCGTACAACCTGCTGACCGACGTCTTCAACAGGGTCGAGCCGTTCCCCTCCATCGCCGACGCCATCTACCTGCTGACCTACCCGCTGGCCGCGGCCGGCGTGATGCTCATGGTCCGGCGGCGCAGCCCGCTGCGCGACCGGGCGGCGCTGATCGACGCCGTCATCCTGACCACGGCCGCGGCGCTGCTGCTGTGGGTCTACATCATCACCCCGACCGTGGACGACCGGACGCAGTCCTGGACCAGCAGCGCGGTGTCCATCGCCTATCCGCTCGGGGACGTGATGCTGCTGGCGGTGAGCGCGCGGCTGGCCACCGGCGGGGCGCTGCGCGGGCCGGCGGTGCGGCTGCTGCTGCTCGGCGTGGTCGGGCTGACCGGGTCCGACGTGGCCTACGCGCTGGTCCGGCTGTACGGCGTCTGGCATGTCGGCACCCCCGCCGACCTGGGCTGGGTGATCTTCTACGTGGCGTGGGGCGCGGCCGCGCTCTCGCCGTCGATGACCGAGCTCACCGAACCGGTGGCCCGCGGCCGGCGCGGCGCGGACCGCGCGCGGGTGCTCCCGCTGGCGATCGCGGCCCTGGTCGCGCCGAGCGTGCTGATGATCGAGTCGCTGGAGGTGGAGCTGCGCGACGGCCCGGTCATCGCCGTGACCTCGGCGGTGATGTTCCTGCTGGTCCTGCTGCGGCTCTACCTGGCCGGCCGGCAGACCCGGGAGCTGGACAACCGCGCGCACACCCGGGCCATGCTGCGCGAGCTGAAGTACCGCGCCTACCGGGACTCGCTCACGGGCCTGGGCAACCGGCTGCGCTTCCAGGACCGGGCCGAGCGCGCCCTAGCCCGGGCCCAGGACTGCGGCGGCGTGGCCGCGATGCTGCTCATCGACCTGGACAACTTCAAAGAGGTCAACGACACCCAGGGCCACAAGGTGGGTGACGAGCTGCTGGTGGCCGCGGCCTCGCGGATAGCCGGGGCGGTCCGGCCCGGCGACCTGCCGGTGCGCCTGGGCGGCGACGAGTTCGCGGTGCTGCTGTCCGACGGCGCCTCGGAGAGCGCGGCGGTGGCCCTGGCCGAGCGGCTGATCGGGGTGCTGGCCGAGCCGTTCCGGCTGTCCGGGGCGCCGGTGCCGGTCCGGGCCAGCATCGGGGTGGCGACCAGCCCGGGCGGCGCCGGCGGCACCGAGGAGGTGCTGTTCCGCAACGCGGACCTGGCGCTGTACGCGGCCAAGGCGGACGGCAAGGGCACGTGGCGGCTGTTCGAGCCCAGCCTGTACGACGCCGCGCTCCAGCGCCTGGCGCTGCGCACCGGCCTGGACCGGGCGCTGGCCGTCGGCGAGTTCGAACTGCACTACCAGCCGATCGTGGAGCTCCAGGGCCCGCCGCGGGTGGCCGGGTTCGAGGCGCTGGTGCGCTGGCGGCACCCCAAGCTGGGGCTGCTGGCGCCGGGGAACTTCGTGCCGGTGGCCGAGGAGACCGGGCAGATCACCCCGATCGGCGCGTGGATCCTGCGGCGCGCGACCGCCGACGCCGCCGCGGCCGGGTTCGGGTACGTGGCCGTGAACGTCTCCCCGCACCAGTTCAGCGGCGGCGGGTTCGTCGACACGGTGCGCTCGGCGCTGCGCGCGGCGGACCTGCCGGCGGACCGGCTGACCGTGGAGATCACCGAGAACGTCTTCCTGCACGAGGCCACCGCCGACGCCCTGGCCGACCTGCAACGGCTGGCCATGCTCGGGGTGCGCATCGCCATCGACGACTTCGGGACCGGCTATTCCTCGATCGGGTATCTGCGGGACCTGAAGTTCGACGTGATCAAGGCCGACAAGTCGTTCGTCGACCGGATCGCGGACAAGAAGGATCATGAACGGCTCCTCCGGGGGATCGTCCATGTGGCCGCGACCATGGACCTCGCGGTGGTGGCCGAGGGGGTCGAGACCATCGCGCAGCGGGACCTGCTGCGCGACATGGGGTGTGCCTACGCACAGGGCTTCTTCTACTCGCCGGCGGTGCCGCTGGCGGAGACGTCCGGTGTGCGGGCCGCCATAGAGATGGGAGAGAACTGATGGCGCGGCACGAAGTGTGGGCCGAGCTGGCCCGGTTGAAGGACACCACGCGGTTCTACGACGCCGTGATCGAGGAGCAGGACCGCGCCGAACCCCGGCGGATCCGCATCGGCGACGAGTGGCTGTCCGACTTCGCCTCCTGCAACTACCTCGGCTTCGACGTCGATCCGGAGATCATGGCCGCCCCGGCGGAGCTGATCGCGAAGTGGGGCACGCACCCGAGCTGGTCGCGGCTGCTGGGCAACCCCAAGCCGTACCTGGAGATCGAGGAGCAGCTCACCGACCTGTTACAGGCCCCTGACACGCTGGTGCTGCCGACCATCACGCACATCCACATGACGGTGATCCCGGTCCTGGCCGGCAAGGGCACGGTGTTCTGCGAGGCGCAGGCGCACCGCACCATCTACGACGGCAGCTCGGTGGCCCGCGGCAACGGCGCGACGCTGCACCGCTGGCGCGCCACCGACCTCGGCGGCCTGGCCGTGGCGCTGCGCAAGGCGCCGAAGGACCTGCCGCGCCTGGTGTGCATGGACGGCATCAACAGCATGACCGGCAACGAGCCGGGGCTGGCGGCGATCGCGGACATCTGCCGGGCCGAGGGCGCGCTGCTGTACGTGGACGACGCGCACGGGTTCGGCGTGATCGGCGAGCGGTCGTCGGCAGAGACCTCGCCGTACGGGGCGCTGGGGAACAGCATCGTGCGGCACCTCGGGGAGTCGTACGAGGGGCTGGTGCTGGTCGGCGGGTTCTCGAAGGCGTACTCCTCGCTGATGGCCTTCCTGGCGCTGCCCACGCAGATGAAGGAGTACCTGAAGTTCGCGGCGGCGCCGTACCTGTACTCGGGCCCCTCGCCCACCGCGTCGCTGGCCACGGTCCTGGCCGGGCTGAAGGTGAACCGAGAGCGCGGCGAGGTGATCCGCGGCGGGCTGTGGCACAAGACGGCGCGGGTCATCGACCACGTCCGCAAGCTCGGGCTCTACACGCCGAACCGCAGCGGCTTCCCCATCATCGAGCTGCCGGCCCGCGAGCCCTCCGACATCGACGAGATCGCCTCGATCCTCTGGGAACGGGGCATCTACGTCACACTGGCGGCATACCCGCTGGTGCCGCGGGACCAGGCCGGCTTCCGGATCCAGGTGACCGCGGCGAACACGGACGAGGAGATCGACCAGTTGAACGCGACACTGACCGAGCTGGCGCCGATGCTGAGCAAGGCCGAGGGGCACGGATACGTGGCCGGACACGGGGTTAGTCACGACGGCGCGGCCGGTTCAGCAGGGCACTGACGTGCACCTGCACCTGGACAGCCTGAGCCAGCTGGGACGCCTGTCGCTGGCGTTCGTGCTGACCTACCTGCTCGGCTTCGAGCGCGACCTGCGCGGCTCGCCGGCCGGCGACCGCACCTTCTCGCTGATCGGCGTGGGCAGCGCGATCATCGCGGTCCTGGCCAAGGACGGCAACGCCCCGAACGCGCTGGCCGGCGTCATCACCGGCGTCGGCTTCATCGGCGCCGGCGTGGTCTTCCGCCCGAACCTGACCATGTCCAGCCGCTGGCACCTGATCGACACGGTCAAGGGCGTGACCACCGCGGCCACCATCTTCGCCGCCGCCGCGATCGGCGCCGCCTGCGGCTTCGGCCGCCTGATCCTGGCCACCGGCGGCACCGCCCTGGTGCTGCTGGCGCTGGAGGTCCGGCACATCCCGATCCTGAAGTTCGCCGACGGCCGGCGGTGGGCTTCGCGGTTCGCGAACGACGAGGTGGCGGTGCCCGATCCGGTGCCGGCGCGGGGGGAGGGTTCGGCGGGATCGTGAGGTGCCGCAGCGATACCGGCCGGCGGCGACGAGCCGGAGCCCGCCGCCGCCTTGAGATGCCGTGTCTCTTACTGGTTTTGCCGATCCCGCCAGGGCCTTAGTTCACGTTCAGCGCGTTGTCGTCGTTGACGAACGACGTCTGCCCGTTCCCCGTCTCGGTCCCGGTGAACTTCAGCGAGATGCTCTGCCCGATGTAGGGGCTCAGGTTGTACGAGAACTGCGAGTAGCCGTTGTTGGCGTCCAGGTTCGAGAACGTGTGCAGCGTGCTCAGCACCGTGCCGGAGGAGTTCAGCACCTGGAGCGCCAGCTTGTCCTGGGCCGCGCCGGAGGTGTTGGCCGTGTCGATGTGGAGCCAGAAGGAGTAGGTCGCGGTCTTGCAGGTCGCGGGGATCGACGCCTTCTGCGCCAGGGTGTCGGTGTGCCGGCTGCCGTAGCCGTCGAGCCAGGCGTCGTAGTTGCCCGAGTGCGAGGGCTCCGAGCCCAGGTCGCTGTTGATGACGCCGGAGGTCGCGGTCCACGGGGACGCCGAGCCGGTCTCGAAGCCGGGGTTGCCCAGGAGCTGCGCCGCGGTGCAGCCGCCGCCACCGGACGAGGCCACGGTCCACGTGAACTGCGCACTGCCCGAGGCGGTGCCCGAGGACGCGGTCACGGTCACGTTCGAGGTGCCGGCGGTCGTCGGAGTACCGGTGATGGCACCGGACGAGCTGATCGACAAACCGGCCGGAAGACCCGTCGCCGAGAACGTCAGCGCCTTACCCGTCGAATCCGACGCAGCGACCTGCAACGTCGAAATCGCCGTCCCGACCGTCCCCGACTGAGAACCCGGGTTGGTCACCGAAACAGTCTCGGTCGGCTGCGAGCTCACGGTCCACGTGAACTGCGCGCTGCCCGAGGCCGTGCCGGACGATGCCGTCACCGTCACGTTCGAGGTGCCCGCCGTCGTCGGAGTACCGGTGATGGCACCGGAAGAACTGATCGACAGACCGGCCGGAAGACCCGTCGCCGAGAACGTCAGCGCCTTACCCGCCGAATCCGACGCAGAGACCTGCAACGTCGAAATCGCAGTGCCGACCGTGCCCGACTGGGAACCCGGGTTGGTGACCGAAACAGTCTCGGTCGGGCTCGTGCTGAACACGTCCGTGATCGGCGTGGCCGACGAGGCGTTCCCCGCGTACGGCAGGCCGTACATGTCCTCGATCGTCCGCAGCACGCTGTAGTGGTTGATCGTCTCGCTGTACTGGCCGGTCTTCACGCCCGCGCCGTAGAAGATCGTCGGGATCTGGTTCGACTGCGAGGAGTCGTCCTCGTCCCAGGTGACGATCAGCAGGCTGTTGTGCGTCTTCGCCCACTGCGCGTACGCGTCGAGGTTGCTGTGCAGGAAGGTGTCGCCCTGGGCGATGGTGCCGTCGTGCATGTCGTCCTGGAGGTTCGGGATCACCCAGGACACCGTCGGCAGCGAGGCGAAGTTCGCCGAGGACGGGAAGTTCGTGAACGGCTGGTTCGAGCTGGCCGGGATGTGGTTGGCCGAGGTGCTCGGGGCCTCCTGGAAGTTCACCCAGGGGTTGTGCTTGCTCGCGTAGTTGCCCGAGGTGCAGGCGGTCGAACCGGTCGAGGGCAGCCCCTCGGAGTAGCTGTCCCAGGTGTCCCCGGCGGCCAGCAGCTGAGCACCCTCGTTCGGCTTGTCGATCGCCACCGGGCACTGGTCCCCGGTGATGCCCTGGTTCGTGCCGGAGAACAGGTCCAGGTAGTTCGGCTCCGAGGGGTGCTCGATCGCGAAGGACTGGGTGAACAGCGCGCCGCCGGCGGCCAGGGTGTTGTTGATGTACGGGGCGTCGGCGGTGTCGCCGATGATCTCGCCGTACGAGTGGTTCTCCTCCATCACGAGGACGACGTGGTCGTACTTGGGGACGCCGCCGGCGGCGTGGGCCGGTTGGGCCGCGACCGCCAGGCCGGCCACCGTGAGCGCGGCG from the Catenulispora sp. EB89 genome contains:
- a CDS encoding DUF4132 domain-containing protein, yielding MGNVLEPVGAVAGLFDKHFDPRSLVIPRRDGRSAAPDLVFEPAADAVADFERVFAKAAKTVDLVLGHNGAEGTDGDLAAAMREPEFGDLAAMTSQQAAIAAAAVLYDAPKNYEPYVLVDAWVAARGVPFATAATIELGGFGIFVPRKGQKIPALRRKDHDAAQAQERFAMAARMRRHLVTAGDDDYAAARTAAGDLRSPADVRNTFISFLFPECSEWVDEDVSGPLGRRWEVRDGLAAWLLIGAVSTSRQAERLTKWAHADALRLCSAATATMVATVGLDLVPAIASWAEDYWDGVESRQRVQRLLAGFDSEQAFLALLGQLNYRGTAAVLAEAAQRFPERGIRLLAEAAPDQPAARTAVERVLRLTVVSRPEAARAVAAQLADEPRARVEKLANAVAAPLPPVAAAALPELLATPPWEQEREVVRPVLIKGLTAPTSADVVWLNDQEHADWRADTLGVHHREDEDWGKRLAKALGRRNAYQLMVIVMRGPEKEARQALRNLSDGYSYDALAWCSTATARFGIDAFPSVLSAVRSSPLENAELLLPFACSEIAPLVADWNLRLKTLRAPGQAWMRRHPALTARTLIPAALGKAGRARQAAETALRFLVAEGFQDEVRAEAATYGSEAEAGVVRLLAQDPLFASLPKTMPEPPSWAEPESLPQLLVAGRKEALPRSAVRTVVRMFMISTAEDPYLGLDAVKELCDARSLADFVWGLFENWQTADYPAKQSFAMDSLRWFGGDEAVRRLSPLIRVWPGDGGHARAVAGLDVLTAIGGDTALLHLYGISQKGKFRGLKESAQERVEAIAKELRLTRDQLGDRLVPDLGLDGSGSMELDYGPRRFRVFFDEQLKPGVADESGKRLKSLPKPGVKDDAELAPAAYQRFSGLKKDVRTLASDQIVRLELAMVARRRWTKADFEEYFVGHPLLRHLVRRLVWSDFRPDGTGVRGTFRVAEDASYADVDDDPAPLADDALIGVAHPVDLGGDLPRWAELFADYEILQPFRQLGRPVLALTAEEEQSSLLTRFAGIRTPAGKVLGLERRGWQRSAPADAGWQGYLLRALPDGRTAVVELAPGFGAGWAGEAEDQELTKVWIGGKNHDRYGYWRQDGTTDPLSTLDPVTASEILNDLSEVTAR
- a CDS encoding putative bifunctional diguanylate cyclase/phosphodiesterase yields the protein MALRFAAFMALWTVFYYSVPSLHLLTWTVIGLGGVGAVLVGVRRHRPSSRRAWYFLAGAMLTLVSGDTAYNLLTDVFNRVEPFPSIADAIYLLTYPLAAAGVMLMVRRRSPLRDRAALIDAVILTTAAALLLWVYIITPTVDDRTQSWTSSAVSIAYPLGDVMLLAVSARLATGGALRGPAVRLLLLGVVGLTGSDVAYALVRLYGVWHVGTPADLGWVIFYVAWGAAALSPSMTELTEPVARGRRGADRARVLPLAIAALVAPSVLMIESLEVELRDGPVIAVTSAVMFLLVLLRLYLAGRQTRELDNRAHTRAMLRELKYRAYRDSLTGLGNRLRFQDRAERALARAQDCGGVAAMLLIDLDNFKEVNDTQGHKVGDELLVAAASRIAGAVRPGDLPVRLGGDEFAVLLSDGASESAAVALAERLIGVLAEPFRLSGAPVPVRASIGVATSPGGAGGTEEVLFRNADLALYAAKADGKGTWRLFEPSLYDAALQRLALRTGLDRALAVGEFELHYQPIVELQGPPRVAGFEALVRWRHPKLGLLAPGNFVPVAEETGQITPIGAWILRRATADAAAAGFGYVAVNVSPHQFSGGGFVDTVRSALRAADLPADRLTVEITENVFLHEATADALADLQRLAMLGVRIAIDDFGTGYSSIGYLRDLKFDVIKADKSFVDRIADKKDHERLLRGIVHVAATMDLAVVAEGVETIAQRDLLRDMGCAYAQGFFYSPAVPLAETSGVRAAIEMGEN
- a CDS encoding aminotransferase class I/II-fold pyridoxal phosphate-dependent enzyme is translated as MARHEVWAELARLKDTTRFYDAVIEEQDRAEPRRIRIGDEWLSDFASCNYLGFDVDPEIMAAPAELIAKWGTHPSWSRLLGNPKPYLEIEEQLTDLLQAPDTLVLPTITHIHMTVIPVLAGKGTVFCEAQAHRTIYDGSSVARGNGATLHRWRATDLGGLAVALRKAPKDLPRLVCMDGINSMTGNEPGLAAIADICRAEGALLYVDDAHGFGVIGERSSAETSPYGALGNSIVRHLGESYEGLVLVGGFSKAYSSLMAFLALPTQMKEYLKFAAAPYLYSGPSPTASLATVLAGLKVNRERGEVIRGGLWHKTARVIDHVRKLGLYTPNRSGFPIIELPAREPSDIDEIASILWERGIYVTLAAYPLVPRDQAGFRIQVTAANTDEEIDQLNATLTELAPMLSKAEGHGYVAGHGVSHDGAAGSAGH
- a CDS encoding MgtC/SapB family protein, with translation MHLHLDSLSQLGRLSLAFVLTYLLGFERDLRGSPAGDRTFSLIGVGSAIIAVLAKDGNAPNALAGVITGVGFIGAGVVFRPNLTMSSRWHLIDTVKGVTTAATIFAAAAIGAACGFGRLILATGGTALVLLALEVRHIPILKFADGRRWASRFANDEVAVPDPVPARGEGSAGS
- a CDS encoding alkaline phosphatase family protein; protein product: MSGKHHHPLSRITSRSTLRRAAATAAGAALTVAGLAVAAQPAHAAGGVPKYDHVVLVMEENHSYGEIIGDTADAPYINNTLAAGGALFTQSFAIEHPSEPNYLDLFSGTNQGITGDQCPVAIDKPNEGAQLLAAGDTWDSYSEGLPSTGSTACTSGNYASKHNPWVNFQEAPSTSANHIPASSNQPFTNFPSSANFASLPTVSWVIPNLQDDMHDGTIAQGDTFLHSNLDAYAQWAKTHNSLLIVTWDEDDSSQSNQIPTIFYGAGVKTGQYSETINHYSVLRTIEDMYGLPYAGNASSATPITDVFSTSPTETVSVTNPGSQSGTVGTAISTLQVSASDSAGKALTFSATGLPAGLSISSSGAITGTPTTAGTSNVTVTASSGTASGSAQFTWTVSSQPTETVSVTNPGSQSGTVGTAISTLQVAASDSTGKALTFSATGLPAGLSISSSGAITGTPTTAGTSNVTVTASSGTASGSAQFTWTVASSGGGGCTAAQLLGNPGFETGSASPWTATSGVINSDLGSEPSHSGNYDAWLDGYGSRHTDTLAQKASIPATCKTATYSFWLHIDTANTSGAAQDKLALQVLNSSGTVLSTLHTFSNLDANNGYSQFSYNLSPYIGQSISLKFTGTETGNGQTSFVNDDNALNVN